A window from Fibrobacter sp. encodes these proteins:
- a CDS encoding DUF2190 family protein has product MAFEMEYGAIGAPGLLFPFVPHSIETGVIQEDKDSEGGFPLWIKTGEADEAGKVYVNKPENGKLLGIAQRTLFNDSYKAGMTINVVKKGRLWVRVLGEVKAGDDAYVNDTNNAFTATATGGTQIVGGMFKTDAADGGLAELEIA; this is encoded by the coding sequence ATGGCTTTTGAAATGGAATATGGAGCAATTGGAGCTCCAGGGCTTTTGTTTCCGTTTGTACCCCACTCCATTGAAACAGGGGTGATTCAGGAAGACAAGGACTCCGAAGGAGGATTCCCTCTCTGGATCAAAACTGGCGAAGCTGACGAAGCTGGTAAGGTCTATGTGAATAAGCCGGAGAACGGAAAACTTCTCGGCATCGCACAGCGAACCCTCTTTAACGACAGCTACAAGGCGGGCATGACCATCAATGTCGTCAAGAAAGGGCGTTTGTGGGTTCGTGTACTTGGAGAAGTCAAGGCAGGCGATGACGCCTACGTCAACGACACCAACAATGCCTTTACAGCAACGGCAACGGGCGGCACCCAGATTGTGGGTGGAATGTTCAAGACCGACGCAGCTGATGGCGGGTTGGCTGAACTGGAAATCGCATAG
- a CDS encoding AAA family ATPase has protein sequence MKLSKITVRGFKSYNQDLHELELSDVTVLLGANGAGKSNLISFFNLIAHGMTNALQDYIKKNDVNSLLHFGSQNTQDMSFSFRFLDDKAVDEYKVSLSYAKPERLYVSSESFCYTKKDCEKPFERQLDGDFEFALARENDDTSAFVKRLLQNVRVYQFHDTSDTARIKQSCYVDDSAYLRNDAGNLAAFLYKMKNTEPRYYERIVKYIQKAMPQFKDFSIDLIDGKRVRLNWISSDNADYLFGPHQLSDGSLRFMALATLLLQPPQNQPKVIVLDEPELGLHPQAVYVLSSMIKMASRNAQVIISTQSTNLVDEFSAEQIAIIDRDEAKKTSVIKKLDTSALREWLDEYSLSELWAKNVLGGQP, from the coding sequence ATGAAATTAAGCAAGATAACGGTCCGTGGTTTTAAGTCGTATAATCAAGATTTGCATGAACTTGAGTTGAGTGATGTTACAGTTCTCCTAGGTGCAAATGGTGCAGGAAAGAGTAACTTGATTTCCTTCTTTAACTTGATTGCTCATGGGATGACAAATGCTTTGCAAGACTACATCAAGAAGAATGATGTAAATTCATTGCTGCACTTTGGTTCTCAGAACACTCAGGACATGAGCTTCTCATTTCGTTTTTTGGACGACAAGGCTGTTGATGAATACAAGGTTTCACTTTCTTATGCCAAACCAGAAAGACTTTATGTGAGCTCGGAATCGTTCTGTTATACAAAAAAAGATTGTGAAAAGCCCTTTGAAAGACAATTGGACGGGGATTTTGAGTTTGCCCTGGCTCGGGAAAATGATGATACAAGTGCGTTTGTGAAGAGACTACTTCAGAATGTACGCGTGTACCAGTTTCATGACACGTCTGACACGGCAAGGATAAAGCAATCTTGCTATGTTGATGATTCCGCATATTTGCGCAATGATGCTGGAAACCTCGCTGCATTTTTGTACAAAATGAAAAATACGGAACCGAGATACTATGAACGTATCGTAAAGTATATCCAAAAAGCGATGCCGCAATTCAAGGATTTCAGCATTGATTTAATTGACGGAAAAAGAGTCCGTCTAAACTGGATTAGCTCCGATAATGCTGATTATCTGTTTGGTCCGCATCAGTTGTCTGATGGCTCGCTTAGATTTATGGCCCTTGCAACGTTGCTGTTGCAGCCTCCTCAAAATCAACCCAAGGTGATTGTTTTGGATGAACCAGAACTTGGCCTACACCCACAGGCTGTATATGTGCTTTCGTCCATGATAAAGATGGCGTCACGTAATGCTCAAGTAATTATTTCGACCCAGTCAACAAACCTTGTGGATGAATTTTCTGCAGAACAAATCGCAATTATCGATCGTGATGAAGCAAAGAAAACTTCCGTCATAAAAAAATTGGATACAAGCGCTCTTAGGGAATGGCTTGATGAATACTCTCTTTCGGAACTTTGGGCGAAGAATGTGCTTGGGGGACAGCCATGA
- a CDS encoding DUF3467 domain-containing protein, producing MAENKQPTVEWNDKDMRTTYVNATNVVAGREEVMMILGVNQAWQMNQEKVDVAISDRIVMNPYTAKRLAIMLSATVRAYENKYGKIDLGLTAPAASPAPTAPAANQKPAK from the coding sequence ATGGCCGAAAATAAACAGCCCACAGTAGAATGGAATGACAAGGACATGCGCACCACTTACGTGAACGCAACGAACGTAGTTGCCGGTCGAGAAGAAGTGATGATGATCCTCGGTGTAAATCAAGCCTGGCAGATGAACCAGGAAAAGGTCGATGTCGCAATCTCTGACCGCATCGTGATGAACCCCTACACCGCAAAGCGCCTCGCTATCATGCTCAGTGCTACCGTGCGCGCCTACGAAAACAAGTACGGCAAGATTGACCTCGGCTTGACTGCCCCGGCTGCAAGCCCGGCCCCGACAGCTCCCGCGGCAAACCAGAAACCTGCGAAGTAA
- a CDS encoding TolC family protein: MKFRAIYTVILLATAFAFAEGDSLFLDFETALQTALANNADVNEAKFAWLSESESASSALGKFEPRLVGRAFKETAERPGALFTETKEEYKIGVQGALPTGTEYNVGFNQAAYTHSDYTSELYFGGELRQHLLKDGPLFLSPMNELEQGRLRKEIAYQKFRDALNEILEKFCDAYWNYYYADRFLASATESAKVARDILEDAGKRLQLGLLSAMDYSKAEAEYSDRESARLDALDKLRSARLALLLVLSSGEYMHDTRPIAMAPGMEPEPATEQDSVTFLDSMSLMHPAYLSQGAELMLRESELSARKADWLPTVDLVGNYGIRSRNKNAREAVRNFKTEEKRQTVLAGGIEINVPLFGGVAERHRISAQKYSVRAARSRLTLLQAQIFEEYRILQNRAKEIREQWRYGQIAVEYHKKELEEEFKKLALGKSNYREIFEMEEDLREAERRQLENMRALRIIDVRLQRATGKLLLQNGLESWTGGKLVLREDLTAE, encoded by the coding sequence ATGAAATTCCGCGCGATATACACCGTCATTTTGCTCGCCACGGCATTCGCCTTTGCCGAGGGTGACTCGCTGTTCCTTGATTTTGAGACGGCGCTGCAGACGGCGCTTGCAAACAATGCCGACGTAAACGAAGCCAAGTTTGCCTGGCTGTCGGAATCGGAGTCGGCATCCAGCGCCCTGGGCAAGTTCGAGCCAAGACTTGTCGGTCGAGCCTTCAAGGAAACCGCAGAAAGACCAGGTGCACTATTCACGGAAACAAAGGAAGAATACAAGATCGGTGTACAGGGGGCACTCCCTACAGGCACCGAGTACAACGTGGGCTTTAACCAGGCCGCATATACACACAGCGACTACACGTCGGAGCTTTACTTTGGCGGGGAATTACGCCAGCACTTGCTCAAGGACGGCCCTTTATTTTTGTCGCCGATGAACGAACTGGAACAAGGAAGGTTGCGGAAGGAAATCGCATACCAGAAGTTCCGTGATGCGTTGAATGAAATTCTTGAAAAATTCTGTGATGCCTACTGGAACTATTACTACGCGGACCGTTTTTTGGCTTCGGCCACGGAATCTGCGAAGGTCGCTCGCGACATTCTGGAAGATGCCGGAAAAAGATTGCAGCTGGGATTGCTTTCAGCCATGGACTACAGCAAGGCTGAGGCAGAATACTCCGACAGGGAGTCCGCAAGGCTCGACGCCCTTGACAAGTTGCGAAGCGCAAGGCTCGCGTTGTTGCTTGTTCTTTCTTCCGGAGAATACATGCACGACACACGCCCTATCGCTATGGCGCCCGGGATGGAGCCTGAACCGGCCACGGAACAGGATTCCGTGACATTCCTTGATTCCATGTCGCTCATGCACCCGGCATACCTTTCACAGGGAGCGGAACTCATGCTCCGAGAATCGGAACTTTCTGCACGAAAGGCTGACTGGCTTCCGACCGTTGACCTTGTGGGCAATTATGGCATAAGAAGCAGGAACAAGAACGCACGGGAAGCCGTGAGGAACTTCAAGACCGAGGAAAAGCGACAGACAGTACTTGCGGGCGGAATTGAAATCAACGTTCCCCTGTTTGGTGGAGTTGCCGAACGCCATAGAATTTCGGCACAGAAATACAGCGTTAGGGCGGCACGTTCAAGGCTCACCCTGTTGCAGGCTCAGATATTCGAGGAATACCGCATTTTGCAGAACAGGGCAAAGGAAATCCGCGAACAGTGGCGTTACGGCCAGATCGCCGTGGAATACCACAAGAAGGAACTGGAAGAGGAATTCAAGAAGCTAGCCCTGGGCAAGAGCAACTATCGCGAAATTTTCGAGATGGAAGAAGACCTTCGCGAGGCGGAACGCAGGCAGCTCGAAAATATGAGGGCATTGCGGATCATCGACGTAAGGCTGCAACGGGCCACTGGCAAGCTGCTGCTCCAGAATGGGCTGGAATCTTGGACTGGCGGCAAACTCGTTTTAAGAGAGGACTTGACCGCGGAATAG
- a CDS encoding carboxypeptidase-like regulatory domain-containing protein: protein MNLSKTNSVFSLLIAAMAFVTGCSVSDSEGDDYSKWTFSGSVVNGSTGIGLDGATIEYVDDSGKQKTSTTDKSGAFFIDGLPYGQRTFTFSHYDVDDGDTLFYAPKVVTVSSTGESSYMEGVVASSSRVIRLSPLNAGVSGELFIQEEATGVKSPAAKVQLRIVHQDTSFINIAPETFLATTDSLGAFSFKGLPADSGLTLTAESFVYKGKTYRFANKVLPRLRSDAVYDLGRTFLARDTLMESAPVIIASNVMDKNRMGYSNVSPLTTPYYVFSEALSKENLSVSIASDSTVMLTPEVKGDTLYLRHAVPFEAEKGYSVSIVGYTKSGERLTENLSGDAAFTTGRGMYVVTSNAWASNSSYRATFSVNDTLWIKFSDTLATDRSGVQWSKTPKTKKTVYAGNESPNADAWTKVDTLFVKMFETFDDSLVAGDTIGMNLTVHARNGLYMQGLTILTELTKAPESSSSEASSSSVTSSSSAEASSSSVASSSSKAEE, encoded by the coding sequence ATGAACCTGTCAAAGACCAACTCCGTTTTTTCATTGCTGATTGCCGCCATGGCTTTTGTTACGGGCTGTTCCGTTTCCGATTCCGAAGGCGACGACTACTCCAAGTGGACCTTTTCCGGTAGCGTGGTAAATGGCTCCACAGGGATCGGTCTCGACGGGGCTACAATCGAATACGTCGATGATTCCGGTAAACAAAAGACCTCGACTACCGACAAGTCTGGCGCATTTTTCATAGACGGTCTGCCATACGGCCAGCGGACATTCACTTTCAGCCATTATGACGTTGATGATGGCGATACGCTGTTCTATGCGCCGAAGGTTGTAACGGTTTCTTCTACGGGCGAATCCAGCTATATGGAGGGTGTGGTTGCAAGCAGTTCCCGTGTAATCAGGCTTTCGCCGCTTAACGCAGGCGTTTCTGGCGAACTGTTTATCCAGGAAGAGGCGACTGGCGTAAAGTCCCCGGCAGCAAAGGTGCAGCTCAGAATCGTCCATCAGGACACAAGCTTCATCAACATCGCTCCAGAGACGTTCCTTGCGACGACAGACTCCCTAGGGGCCTTCTCGTTCAAGGGGCTTCCTGCAGATTCTGGACTTACGCTTACGGCAGAATCCTTCGTTTACAAGGGCAAGACCTACCGCTTTGCAAACAAGGTCCTGCCAAGACTTCGTTCAGACGCTGTTTACGACCTTGGTAGAACGTTCCTCGCCCGTGACACCCTCATGGAAAGTGCTCCAGTCATCATCGCATCCAACGTGATGGATAAAAACCGCATGGGTTACAGCAACGTTTCGCCGCTTACCACGCCCTACTATGTTTTCAGCGAAGCCCTGAGTAAGGAAAATCTCTCAGTTAGTATCGCAAGCGATTCTACCGTAATGCTCACCCCGGAAGTCAAGGGCGATACGCTCTACCTTCGTCACGCGGTTCCCTTCGAGGCAGAAAAGGGATATTCCGTAAGCATCGTGGGTTATACAAAGTCGGGCGAAAGGCTTACCGAAAATCTATCCGGCGATGCGGCATTTACGACCGGTCGCGGAATGTACGTGGTCACCAGCAACGCCTGGGCATCCAACAGCAGTTACCGCGCCACGTTCTCCGTAAACGATACACTGTGGATTAAATTCTCCGACACTCTCGCAACAGACAGGAGCGGAGTGCAATGGAGCAAGACTCCAAAGACAAAGAAGACTGTCTATGCAGGGAATGAATCGCCGAATGCGGACGCATGGACAAAGGTGGATACGCTGTTCGTCAAGATGTTCGAGACCTTCGACGACTCCCTTGTTGCCGGCGATACCATCGGCATGAACCTTACGGTACACGCAAGGAACGGCCTCTACATGCAAGGGCTAACCATCCTCACTGAACTGACCAAGGCTCCGGAATCCAGTTCTTCCGAGGCTTCTAGTTCATCTGTAACATCCAGTTCCTCTGCGGAAGCAAGTTCTTCCAGCGTCGCCAGTTCTTCTAGCAAGGCTGAGGAATAG
- a CDS encoding efflux RND transporter periplasmic adaptor subunit has protein sequence MVRKFVLILGLAMGAFAQGTFDGITEPINQARIGFTVSGKIERIWVKEGSFVHKGDTLISLENNEEQLRVRITAMAEKDSSALHSAKAKLETYKKDLDATKNLFENSNSVSAEQVWEKQMNYDVASAEYSAAANDKERAKLEHDLAKVELSKRFLIAPFDGEVATISKNNGESVEALEPILEIADVRTCRMVAYIIADKAGKLKVGQKVSLTLDGRKQSRSKKGKIEFVSPVVDKASMLRTIKIVFDNADKAIEPGVTGKVILK, from the coding sequence ATGGTCAGGAAATTCGTATTGATCCTTGGGCTTGCCATGGGAGCATTTGCCCAGGGTACTTTCGATGGCATTACAGAACCCATAAACCAGGCTCGCATCGGCTTCACCGTATCGGGCAAGATTGAACGCATCTGGGTGAAGGAAGGTTCCTTTGTGCACAAGGGCGATACGCTGATAAGCCTGGAGAACAACGAGGAGCAGCTGCGGGTTCGCATTACGGCGATGGCAGAGAAGGACTCCTCGGCTCTGCATTCGGCAAAGGCAAAGCTGGAGACTTACAAGAAGGACCTTGATGCAACCAAGAACCTCTTTGAGAACAGCAACTCCGTGAGCGCTGAACAGGTCTGGGAAAAGCAGATGAACTACGACGTGGCCTCAGCCGAATACTCCGCCGCAGCAAACGATAAGGAACGTGCGAAACTGGAACATGACCTGGCCAAGGTAGAGCTGTCTAAAAGGTTCCTTATAGCCCCATTTGACGGCGAGGTGGCAACGATCTCCAAGAACAACGGCGAAAGCGTCGAGGCGCTGGAGCCAATCCTGGAAATCGCGGATGTACGCACCTGCCGCATGGTCGCCTACATAATCGCAGACAAGGCTGGCAAGCTGAAAGTCGGACAGAAGGTGAGCCTTACCCTGGACGGTCGCAAGCAGAGCAGAAGCAAGAAGGGTAAAATCGAGTTCGTCTCGCCTGTGGTTGACAAGGCCAGCATGCTTCGCACCATAAAGATCGTCTTTGACAATGCTGACAAGGCAATCGAACCAGGTGTCACGGGGAAAGTCATCCTGAAATGA
- a CDS encoding ATP-binding protein, with protein sequence MLNSLDTENVGPIARLSVGFSKRLNVLTGDNGLGKTFFLDTVWYAMTRKWPAEINQNLFSGLIGRPQNPTFESSIRFALTTESGNVVKYTASFDREEQGWIGQVGRPYNAGLVIYALADGSFCVWDPARNYWKKGASADIQERRPAFVFSSREIWYGQKDGDKSICNGLLADILKWQNQKGMELEILEKLLESMSPPDFKLRLSAPTRLSVDDVRDIPTVSMPYGDVPVLHASAGIRRILALAYCLAWAYSEHRKASELRGVTTTSQVTFLMDEVEAHLHPRWQKKVLNSILGAIENMYGSGAEVQVIASTHSPLVMTALEDVFDSSRDKWFDLDSIEGGVIEFSERPFVKKGASDSWLTSEAFDLESSRSPESEALLKEMNNALREDSGCSPEYVRELYVKLSARLSPLDDDLFVIRRICKKKGFIE encoded by the coding sequence ATGCTGAATTCTCTTGATACAGAAAATGTCGGACCAATTGCAAGACTATCCGTCGGCTTCTCCAAGCGCTTGAATGTTTTGACCGGGGATAACGGCCTTGGCAAGACTTTCTTCCTGGACACGGTCTGGTATGCCATGACTCGCAAATGGCCTGCAGAAATAAACCAGAATCTGTTTTCTGGACTTATCGGCAGACCGCAAAATCCCACCTTTGAATCCTCAATTCGCTTTGCTTTGACAACCGAATCGGGGAATGTCGTGAAATACACGGCTAGTTTTGACCGTGAGGAACAGGGGTGGATAGGGCAGGTTGGCAGGCCTTACAACGCGGGGCTTGTCATTTACGCCTTGGCTGATGGAAGCTTTTGTGTGTGGGATCCTGCTAGGAACTACTGGAAAAAGGGAGCCTCTGCAGATATCCAAGAACGCAGACCTGCATTTGTCTTTTCCTCCCGTGAAATCTGGTACGGACAAAAAGATGGTGACAAGTCCATCTGCAATGGGCTGCTTGCAGATATTCTCAAGTGGCAGAACCAGAAAGGGATGGAACTTGAAATTCTCGAAAAATTGCTTGAGAGTATGTCTCCGCCTGATTTCAAACTGAGACTATCTGCACCAACGCGACTTTCTGTTGATGATGTTCGTGACATTCCTACGGTTTCAATGCCGTATGGCGATGTTCCTGTACTTCATGCTTCTGCCGGTATCCGTCGCATTCTTGCTTTAGCCTATTGCCTTGCATGGGCTTACAGTGAGCATCGCAAGGCCAGTGAACTTAGAGGCGTAACGACTACTTCGCAGGTGACATTCCTTATGGACGAGGTGGAGGCACACCTGCATCCACGCTGGCAAAAGAAGGTTCTCAACTCCATTCTTGGAGCCATTGAGAATATGTATGGTTCTGGAGCCGAAGTGCAGGTTATCGCATCGACGCATTCTCCACTGGTCATGACTGCCCTTGAGGATGTTTTTGATTCTTCCCGCGACAAGTGGTTCGATTTGGATTCTATTGAAGGCGGAGTCATTGAATTTTCAGAACGTCCATTTGTTAAAAAGGGCGCTTCAGACTCTTGGCTTACCAGCGAGGCGTTTGACTTGGAATCTTCCCGTTCACCTGAATCAGAAGCCCTGTTGAAAGAAATGAACAATGCTTTGCGCGAAGATTCCGGTTGTTCTCCAGAATACGTCCGTGAACTTTACGTTAAACTGTCGGCACGTCTTTCTCCCTTGGATGATGACCTGTTCGTTATTCGGAGAATCTGCAAGAAGAAGGGCTTTATAGAATGA
- a CDS encoding DUF2184 domain-containing protein, whose amino-acid sequence MNFKDHELNRISRLFNTIINETYGLDRENLDALSLIPAQTGVGMWLRSWSYKIVNEMGVAKLISDYRDDFPPISRGVEIKTNDIREWGLSYGYSEFELMQWLTAGIDLSRDEADTARRKIDEKVDEVLFVGDKEANTTGFLNNPNIPLVVVPTGTSGGTAIKGKSLTEIIATFQAMIDTVRTNTHRTVKADTVLLPHDAFVYLSTTPKDEKGGDITILEYLQKVFKGQGIVNWRECSKLDDAGVDGATRAVIYKYSPSVVTRCLPIPFKQDAPQKDSLYYKVPCYCRVGGVAFKNINAVAYADGL is encoded by the coding sequence ATGAATTTTAAGGATCACGAACTCAACAGGATTAGCCGCCTGTTCAACACAATCATCAATGAAACTTACGGCCTTGACCGCGAAAATCTTGACGCTCTCAGTTTGATTCCTGCACAGACTGGTGTGGGTATGTGGCTGCGTTCCTGGAGTTACAAGATTGTCAACGAAATGGGCGTTGCAAAGCTCATTAGCGACTATAGGGATGATTTTCCTCCTATTAGCCGCGGTGTTGAAATCAAGACAAACGATATTCGCGAATGGGGCCTTTCCTATGGTTACAGCGAATTTGAACTCATGCAGTGGCTTACTGCAGGCATTGACCTTTCACGCGATGAGGCAGATACCGCCCGTCGCAAGATTGATGAAAAAGTCGATGAGGTTCTTTTCGTTGGCGACAAGGAAGCAAATACAACGGGTTTCCTCAATAACCCCAACATTCCGTTGGTGGTCGTGCCTACGGGAACATCTGGCGGAACGGCCATCAAGGGAAAGTCCTTGACCGAAATCATCGCAACATTCCAGGCAATGATCGACACAGTTCGTACCAACACCCACCGCACTGTCAAGGCAGATACCGTTTTGCTTCCCCATGACGCATTCGTCTATCTGTCTACCACCCCCAAGGATGAAAAGGGGGGAGACATCACCATCCTTGAATATCTGCAAAAGGTTTTCAAAGGTCAGGGTATTGTCAATTGGCGCGAATGTTCCAAGCTCGATGATGCCGGTGTAGATGGCGCTACACGTGCGGTAATCTACAAGTACAGTCCAAGCGTCGTTACTCGATGCCTGCCGATTCCCTTCAAGCAGGACGCGCCTCAGAAGGATTCCCTTTATTACAAGGTTCCCTGCTATTGTCGCGTGGGTGGCGTAGCATTCAAGAACATTAACGCCGTAGCCTACGCAGACGGACTCTAG
- a CDS encoding DUF2213 domain-containing protein, whose amino-acid sequence MNETLRDYNDFDQTVFRTTPEGYLTGKIRVTGAGVFSYMTTDGIKRRLRPVKEVSAQDSILSLNSKPVTLLHPMQDVSPENAKKLQVGFTGTDASWDGLNAYVTMTITDAEAIKEMREGRVRAVSCGYDAGLERGKGNWQGVAYDEAMKNIRYNHIALVREGRAGDGVRFRIGDSADFDRIFNVNDNAPLGAGENEMARKLIIDGAEYEADEKVVETLHAAQKARDEAEKESKALQGKLDSMTASRDAAISERDQLKSRLKDESEIARLVNEKVALLDCAKQFGVEVKASDSVEAIRSAMVKKAYPQMVLDGRSAEYMAGAYEAAVQKLKDSAHGSDEPPKNSPFAPDMTQFKDDADTEKAFEAMNDKYNKLNIASFAREA is encoded by the coding sequence ATGAACGAAACGCTCCGCGACTATAACGACTTCGACCAGACTGTTTTCAGGACTACCCCGGAAGGATACCTTACAGGCAAAATCCGTGTCACAGGCGCGGGCGTTTTCAGCTACATGACTACGGACGGAATAAAGCGCAGACTGCGCCCGGTCAAGGAAGTTTCTGCACAGGACAGCATCCTGAGCCTCAATTCAAAACCAGTCACCCTGCTTCACCCCATGCAGGACGTTTCCCCAGAGAACGCCAAGAAACTCCAGGTAGGCTTTACCGGAACGGATGCAAGCTGGGACGGTTTGAACGCCTATGTCACAATGACGATCACGGACGCAGAAGCCATCAAGGAAATGCGCGAGGGTCGTGTAAGAGCTGTTTCCTGCGGATATGACGCTGGGCTAGAACGTGGCAAGGGCAACTGGCAGGGCGTCGCCTATGACGAAGCCATGAAGAATATCCGTTACAACCATATCGCACTTGTTCGCGAAGGGCGCGCTGGCGACGGAGTGCGCTTTAGAATCGGCGACAGTGCCGACTTCGACAGAATTTTCAATGTAAACGACAATGCCCCCCTAGGGGCGGGAGAGAATGAAATGGCAAGAAAGCTCATTATTGACGGTGCCGAATACGAGGCCGACGAAAAAGTTGTTGAAACGCTCCATGCTGCACAAAAGGCCCGTGACGAAGCCGAAAAGGAATCCAAGGCACTCCAAGGCAAGCTGGACTCCATGACTGCTTCCCGTGATGCAGCAATTTCTGAACGAGACCAGCTCAAGTCCAGACTCAAGGATGAAAGCGAAATTGCCCGTCTTGTAAATGAGAAGGTCGCCCTGCTCGATTGTGCCAAGCAGTTTGGCGTAGAAGTCAAGGCAAGTGACAGCGTAGAGGCTATCCGTAGTGCCATGGTCAAGAAAGCCTACCCCCAGATGGTTCTTGACGGCAGGAGCGCAGAATATATGGCTGGCGCCTATGAAGCCGCCGTTCAAAAGCTGAAGGATTCTGCCCACGGTTCAGATGAGCCTCCCAAGAATTCCCCGTTTGCCCCAGACATGACACAGTTCAAGGATGATGCTGATACGGAAAAGGCGTTCGAAGCCATGAACGACAAGTACAACAAGCTTAACATCGCAAGTTTTGCAAGGGAGGCCTAG